A portion of the Staphylococcus felis genome contains these proteins:
- a CDS encoding ribose 5-phosphate isomerase A has protein sequence MDTQQLKMLTLDDAVAHIKDGMTLGIGTGSTIELLVPEIAKLISEKGYRLKGVCTSERTEYQAKSLNIPIVHINDVTHIDLAIDGADEIDPQLNLIKGGGGALFREKVIDEFAETFIVLADQTKLVDYLGQTFKLPVEVDRFNWYQVAQKIEQRFQTSVQRRMVEDTPLITDNGNYILDCGLTVHIDPYEAHEFLIHLTGVLETGYFLDIVDKAIIGTEQGVKVFHQSL, from the coding sequence ATGGATACACAACAATTAAAGATGTTGACGCTTGATGATGCAGTTGCACATATTAAAGATGGTATGACCTTAGGAATTGGAACGGGAAGTACAATTGAACTTCTTGTGCCAGAGATTGCTAAGTTAATCAGTGAAAAAGGATACCGACTTAAAGGTGTTTGTACGTCTGAACGTACAGAATATCAAGCCAAATCACTCAATATTCCAATTGTTCACATTAATGATGTCACTCACATTGACCTTGCAATTGATGGCGCTGATGAGATAGATCCTCAATTAAACTTAATCAAAGGAGGCGGCGGTGCGCTATTTAGAGAAAAAGTGATTGATGAGTTTGCTGAAACTTTTATCGTATTGGCTGATCAAACAAAGCTCGTTGATTATCTTGGACAAACATTTAAACTCCCAGTAGAAGTAGATCGATTTAATTGGTATCAAGTTGCTCAAAAAATTGAACAACGTTTTCAAACGTCAGTTCAGCGTCGAATGGTTGAAGATACACCTTTAATTACAGATAACGGGAATTATATTTTAGACTGTGGTTTGACAGTGCATATCGATCCATATGAAGCACATGAATTTTTGATTCATCTAACAGGCGTGTTGGAAACAGGATACTTTTTAGATATTGTAGATAAAGCCATTATCGGTACAGAACAAGGGGTTAAAGTTTTCCATCAATCACTATAA
- a CDS encoding type II CAAX endopeptidase family protein, with translation MNRTRISGFQWAMSIFVFFILAYASPLILQDFQKASGLKSFVFSLNSLGPFIAALICLLIFKNKKEQLFGLKFSINLKVIERVLLAISIPLVIFMICMYAFNTYSDSFILLQATDLSETIWTILIGHLLMALFIEIGFRCYLFNIVESRMPHFFANIVVSMLYLVWDVNTAFGMPYTMYSAIYVFAFSMIAGELIRGTGGRAIYSATIFHATMTFAKVFFFSEELGDVFSMKVLAYATAGVAIIVIVLGLLMSLLTPKKKGEDDDTPMILETPETEHIEKKDS, from the coding sequence ATGAACCGAACACGTATTTCAGGCTTCCAATGGGCTATGTCCATTTTCGTATTTTTTATTTTAGCCTATGCTAGTCCTTTAATTTTACAAGACTTTCAAAAAGCATCGGGCCTTAAATCATTTGTTTTTTCTTTAAATAGTTTAGGCCCATTTATAGCAGCTCTTATTTGTTTACTCATATTTAAAAATAAAAAAGAACAGTTATTTGGCTTAAAGTTTTCGATTAACCTTAAAGTGATTGAACGTGTATTGCTAGCTATCAGCATACCACTTGTCATCTTTATGATTTGTATGTATGCTTTCAACACTTATTCAGATAGCTTTATATTATTACAAGCAACAGATTTATCAGAAACAATTTGGACGATTTTAATCGGTCATTTATTAATGGCACTCTTTATTGAAATAGGGTTTCGTTGTTACTTATTTAATATTGTGGAGTCTAGAATGCCACACTTTTTTGCTAATATTGTCGTTAGTATGTTGTATCTAGTGTGGGATGTTAATACTGCTTTTGGTATGCCATATACAATGTATAGTGCTATTTATGTTTTCGCATTTTCAATGATTGCAGGTGAATTGATACGTGGTACGGGTGGACGCGCAATTTATTCTGCTACGATATTTCATGCCACGATGACCTTTGCAAAAGTATTCTTCTTTAGTGAGGAATTAGGTGATGTATTTTCTATGAAAGTTTTAGCTTATGCAACGGCTGGTGTTGCTATCATCGTTATCGTGTTGGGATTACTTATGAGTCTCCTCACACCTAAGAAAAAAGGGGAAGATGATGACACACCTATGATTCTTGAAACCCCTGAGACAGAGCATATAGAGAAGAAAGACTCCTAA
- the hutG gene encoding formimidoylglutamase — MYIKPDQTLWSGRLDSETDSSAFRHFQTIEYGDIQNIKTNHDGVALLGYAVDKGVELNKGRVGAKEGPDAIKKAFAGLPASSDTPIIDYGNVTHNHETLIETQQEFGRYVAQLLQHHQRTFLLGGGHDIAYAQYLGLREAHPNQSIGVINIDAHFDNRKEESSTSGTSFRQMLEEDAHVDYFVLGIQRPGNTQSLFDYADQTKTEYVLAEEMNDCIHPRIKDKLAHFINRHDVILFTICMDVIDSAYAPGVSANAVFGLTPFTVLELAKRILESNKVTSLSIAETNPKYDIDQRTSKLVGHMLTHFIHYL; from the coding sequence ATGTATATTAAACCAGACCAAACGCTATGGTCAGGAAGACTTGATAGTGAGACAGATTCATCAGCATTTCGTCATTTTCAAACAATTGAGTATGGGGATATTCAAAATATCAAAACAAATCACGATGGCGTAGCATTATTGGGATATGCTGTAGATAAAGGCGTCGAATTGAATAAAGGTAGAGTAGGGGCTAAAGAAGGTCCTGATGCAATTAAAAAGGCTTTTGCAGGATTACCAGCGTCTTCAGATACGCCTATCATTGATTACGGTAATGTGACACACAACCATGAAACCTTAATTGAAACTCAACAAGAATTTGGGCGATACGTTGCACAATTGTTGCAACATCATCAGCGTACCTTCTTGTTAGGAGGCGGTCATGATATTGCTTATGCACAGTATTTAGGACTGCGAGAAGCGCATCCTAATCAATCTATCGGTGTTATTAATATTGATGCGCATTTTGATAACCGAAAAGAAGAAAGCTCAACTTCAGGAACTAGTTTTCGACAAATGCTTGAAGAAGATGCACACGTTGATTATTTTGTTTTAGGCATACAAAGACCAGGCAACACGCAAAGTTTGTTTGATTATGCAGACCAAACTAAAACGGAATATGTCTTGGCAGAAGAGATGAACGACTGCATCCATCCTAGAATTAAAGATAAGTTGGCACACTTTATCAATCGACATGATGTTATTTTATTTACAATCTGCATGGATGTCATCGATAGTGCATACGCTCCGGGTGTCAGTGCCAATGCTGTTTTCGGGCTCACGCCTTTTACAGTATTAGAATTAGCCAAGCGTATACTCGAATCAAATAAAGTAACGTCATTAAGTATTGCCGAAACCAATCCAAAATATGACATCGATCAACGTACCTCAAAATTAGTCGGGCATATGCTCACACACTTCATACACTATTTATAA
- a CDS encoding LysR family transcriptional regulator, translated as MKITQLEYFIEVVNCNSFTKAANALHISQPSLTATIKKMENDLGYLLLKRTTKDISITEKGIQFYNHAVEIVQQYHQTVEKMYDLKLSQTPKIKMAILESTAHWVSLLIRQHNQQNPEQHYQILEILDPHQLAQKLIAFDIHIGLSNDVIKHEDIVSIPLYKDDYVLLTPNDMYQNQKTISIKHLPLIVPNQQYQVRKHIDDYFTHLNMRANIVMEVERFEAAANFVRQGMGYAVIPRAYYQSFNTNSLNAIQIRPNMQRTIYINLSRKRQYTQEVLDLVDLCQYYWNRL; from the coding sequence TTGAAAATTACACAGCTGGAGTATTTTATCGAAGTCGTTAATTGTAATAGTTTTACGAAAGCTGCCAATGCGCTACATATTAGTCAACCTTCATTAACAGCTACCATTAAAAAGATGGAAAATGACCTGGGTTACTTGTTACTGAAGCGGACAACTAAAGATATTTCGATTACTGAAAAAGGGATTCAATTTTACAATCATGCTGTTGAGATTGTTCAACAATATCATCAAACCGTAGAAAAAATGTATGACTTAAAATTAAGCCAAACGCCTAAAATTAAAATGGCTATTCTCGAATCGACAGCGCATTGGGTGTCTTTGTTAATTCGTCAACATAATCAACAAAATCCCGAACAACACTATCAAATATTAGAGATTTTAGACCCGCATCAACTTGCCCAAAAGCTCATCGCCTTTGATATACATATTGGTTTGTCAAATGACGTTATTAAACATGAGGATATTGTTTCAATTCCTCTTTATAAAGATGATTACGTATTATTGACACCAAATGACATGTATCAAAACCAAAAGACCATTTCAATTAAGCACTTGCCACTCATTGTGCCAAACCAGCAATACCAGGTGCGCAAACATATCGATGATTATTTTACACACCTGAATATGAGAGCTAATATCGTTATGGAAGTTGAGCGATTTGAAGCAGCAGCAAATTTTGTTCGTCAGGGTATGGGATATGCAGTCATCCCCCGTGCTTATTACCAATCTTTTAACACCAATTCCCTGAATGCCATTCAAATACGGCCTAATATGCAACGTACGATATATATTAACCTTTCGCGTAAACGTCAATACACCCAAGAAGTTTTAGATTTAGTCGACTTATGCCAATATTACTGGAATCGTTTATAA
- a CDS encoding YjiH family protein, whose amino-acid sequence MSQHDVLKGRNMWQFWLYSTIGIICFFIPVTINGNHTIIVDHVHLAFRRLLGSAMPYLALVMMICGATIPIVRSEYKKSLMDLIIVIFKGLGAIIGIMYVFRIGPQILFDPNYGPFLFDKLMLPLSVLIPIGAIALSLLVGYGLLEFIGVLMEPIMRPIFKTPGKSAVDAVASFVGSYSLGLLITNRVYRDGMYNKKEAVIIATGFSTVSATFMVIIARTLELMEHWNLYFWTCLLITFVVTAISAHLPPISLESTEYYNQQEGQKEVIIQGNRLKAAWNEAKRQSHQSLPLFRNIGMNVKDGLEMTLAILPSILSIGFLGLILANHTPIIDWLSYIFYPVIYMFPISDQALLAKASAISVIEMFLPSLLVAKTAIQVKFVVAITSVSAIIFFSALVPCILATEIKIPIWKLIIIWFIRVTLTLLITIPISLLLF is encoded by the coding sequence ATGTCACAGCATGATGTTCTTAAAGGGAGAAATATGTGGCAGTTTTGGCTTTATAGCACTATAGGTATTATTTGTTTTTTTATTCCTGTCACTATAAATGGAAATCACACGATCATAGTAGATCATGTTCATTTAGCATTTAGACGTTTATTAGGTTCAGCCATGCCTTACTTAGCATTGGTGATGATGATATGCGGTGCTACTATACCAATAGTAAGGAGTGAGTATAAAAAATCTTTAATGGATTTAATCATTGTGATATTTAAAGGGTTAGGCGCCATTATCGGTATTATGTACGTTTTTAGAATAGGGCCCCAAATATTATTTGATCCAAATTATGGTCCATTTTTATTTGATAAATTGATGTTGCCATTAAGTGTGTTGATTCCAATAGGAGCGATAGCGCTGTCTTTACTTGTTGGGTATGGGCTTTTGGAGTTCATAGGTGTATTGATGGAGCCTATTATGAGACCTATTTTTAAAACACCGGGAAAATCTGCGGTTGATGCGGTAGCTTCTTTTGTAGGAAGTTATTCATTGGGATTGTTGATTACAAATCGTGTATATCGAGATGGTATGTATAACAAAAAAGAAGCGGTTATTATTGCAACAGGATTTTCTACAGTGTCCGCAACATTTATGGTTATTATCGCGCGCACTTTAGAGTTGATGGAACATTGGAATTTATATTTTTGGACTTGTTTGTTAATTACTTTTGTAGTGACTGCAATTTCAGCCCATCTTCCACCAATTTCACTGGAGTCAACAGAATACTATAATCAGCAAGAAGGGCAAAAAGAAGTCATTATTCAAGGGAATCGATTGAAGGCTGCTTGGAATGAAGCAAAGCGACAGTCACATCAGTCACTCCCTCTTTTTAGAAATATTGGAATGAATGTAAAAGATGGATTGGAGATGACACTTGCAATTTTGCCATCGATTTTGTCTATTGGCTTTTTAGGGTTGATATTAGCCAACCATACGCCAATAATCGATTGGTTAAGTTACATATTTTATCCAGTCATTTATATGTTTCCTATTTCAGATCAAGCATTACTCGCAAAAGCTTCTGCAATTTCAGTAATTGAAATGTTTTTACCATCATTACTTGTTGCTAAAACTGCGATTCAAGTTAAATTTGTAGTTGCGATAACGAGTGTATCAGCCATTATTTTCTTTTCAGCATTGGTACCTTGTATTTTGGCAACAGAAATTAAAATTCCCATTTGGAAATTAATAATAATATGGTTTATTCGTGTCACATTAACTTTATTAATTACAATTCCAATCAGTTTATTACTTTTTTAA
- the hutU gene encoding urocanate hydratase, which yields MSREIKAKRGLEIECKGWEQEAVLRMLYNNLDPEVAEHPDKLVVYGGIGKAARNWEAFDAIVDTLRRLEKDETMLVQSGKPVAVFKTHEEAPRVLISNSVLVPKWANWEHFHELDQKGLMMYGQMTAGSWIYIGSQGIVQGTYETFAELANQHFNGSLKGTITLTAGLGGMGGAQPLAVTMNEGVVIGVDVDPSRIEKRIETRYCDMITDSLDEALEKAEEAKNKGEALSIGLVGNAAEVHHEILKRDFKIDIVTDQTSAHDPLNGYVPENYTLEEAEKLRQDHPDEYVKLSKQSMKKHVDAMLQFQKKGAVAFDYGNNIRQVAFDEGLENAFDFPGFVPAYIRPLFCEGKGPFRFAALSGDPKDIERADQLMRELFPEDEKLNRWLDMASEKIAFQGLPSRIAWLGYGERAKMGVALNELVRKGEISAPIVIGRDHLDSGSVASPNRETESMKDGSDAVGDWAILNALINTAAGGSWISVHHGGGVGMGYSLHAGLVVVADGSERAEKRLKRVLTTDPGMGVVRHADAGYDIAIETAKEKGVDIPMITGKGDEK from the coding sequence ATGTCTAGAGAAATTAAAGCAAAAAGGGGTTTAGAAATTGAGTGTAAAGGTTGGGAACAAGAGGCTGTTTTAAGGATGTTATATAATAATTTAGATCCAGAGGTGGCTGAGCACCCTGATAAACTTGTTGTATATGGTGGTATCGGTAAGGCGGCACGTAACTGGGAAGCATTTGATGCAATTGTAGATACATTACGCCGATTAGAAAAAGATGAAACGATGCTTGTACAATCAGGCAAACCTGTGGCTGTTTTCAAAACACATGAAGAAGCCCCACGTGTTTTAATTTCAAACTCTGTGCTTGTACCGAAATGGGCAAATTGGGAACATTTCCACGAACTTGATCAAAAAGGTTTAATGATGTATGGCCAAATGACTGCAGGAAGTTGGATTTATATTGGTTCACAAGGTATTGTCCAAGGTACATATGAAACATTTGCTGAACTTGCCAATCAGCATTTTAATGGTTCATTAAAAGGGACAATAACGCTCACTGCTGGGCTGGGCGGTATGGGTGGTGCGCAACCTCTTGCAGTAACGATGAACGAAGGGGTTGTTATTGGTGTGGATGTTGATCCATCAAGAATTGAGAAACGTATTGAAACGCGTTATTGTGACATGATCACAGATTCCCTTGACGAAGCACTTGAAAAAGCAGAAGAAGCTAAAAATAAAGGTGAAGCTTTGTCAATCGGATTAGTTGGAAATGCTGCTGAGGTGCATCATGAAATTTTGAAACGTGATTTTAAGATTGACATCGTGACTGATCAAACGTCTGCACATGATCCACTTAATGGTTATGTACCGGAAAATTATACTTTAGAAGAAGCAGAAAAGTTACGTCAAGATCATCCAGATGAGTATGTTAAGCTGTCTAAACAATCTATGAAAAAGCATGTCGATGCGATGTTGCAATTCCAAAAGAAAGGTGCAGTTGCATTTGATTATGGTAATAACATCCGTCAAGTTGCATTTGATGAAGGATTGGAGAATGCGTTTGATTTTCCAGGTTTTGTACCAGCATATATTCGTCCGTTATTTTGTGAAGGGAAAGGACCATTCCGTTTTGCAGCATTATCTGGAGACCCAAAAGATATTGAACGTGCAGATCAATTGATGAGAGAATTATTCCCAGAGGATGAAAAGTTAAATCGTTGGTTAGATATGGCAAGTGAAAAAATTGCATTTCAAGGTTTACCATCACGTATTGCGTGGTTAGGATATGGGGAACGCGCGAAAATGGGCGTAGCGTTGAATGAACTCGTACGGAAAGGTGAAATTTCAGCCCCAATTGTTATCGGTCGAGATCATTTAGATTCAGGTTCTGTTGCGTCTCCAAATCGCGAGACAGAATCAATGAAGGATGGTTCTGATGCTGTAGGTGATTGGGCCATTTTAAATGCATTAATCAATACTGCAGCAGGTGGATCATGGATTTCTGTTCATCATGGTGGTGGTGTTGGTATGGGTTATTCTTTACATGCTGGGTTAGTTGTTGTGGCTGATGGATCAGAGCGAGCTGAAAAACGATTGAAGCGCGTATTAACGACAGATCCGGGTATGGGAGTAGTGAGACATGCTGATGCAGGTTATGATATTGCAATTGAGACTGCGAAAGAAAAAGGTGTCGATATTCCAATGATTACAGGTAAAGGTGATGAAAAATAA
- the hutI gene encoding imidazolonepropionase: protein MNDLIIQNIKALVLPQSTDRPLKGKALDELTVIENGTVVVKDGKIVYSGEYTEDYVAKETIDATDRVVSPALVDAHTHLVHGGSREHEMTLKRQGVSYLEILEQGGGILSTVESTRNATEDELFEKAEHDLLTMIHHGVLAVESKSGYGLDKENELKQLRVSRRLQEKYNLEMRHTFLGPHAVPKEAESNEQFLQDMIDLLPEVKTLADFADIFCEKGVFTIEESKRYMQAAKAEGFKVKIHADEIDPLGGLGLAIDEEAISADHLVASSEEDKKKLKASDTVAVLLPGTTFYLGKESYADARGMIDNGGAIAIATDFNPGSCVTNNLQMVMAIAALKLKLSPNEIWNAVTVNAAKAIDVDAGTINAGDKANIVIWHAPNHEYIPYHYGINHVEKVIKDGQLYVNRDLSILS, encoded by the coding sequence ATGAATGATTTAATAATCCAAAATATTAAAGCGTTAGTTTTACCTCAGTCCACTGATCGTCCGTTGAAAGGTAAAGCGCTAGATGAATTAACAGTCATTGAAAATGGAACAGTTGTTGTGAAAGATGGTAAAATTGTTTATTCTGGTGAATACACTGAAGACTATGTAGCGAAAGAAACGATTGATGCAACAGATAGAGTAGTTTCTCCAGCACTTGTAGATGCACATACACATTTAGTGCATGGCGGTTCACGGGAGCACGAAATGACATTAAAACGTCAAGGAGTGTCTTATTTAGAAATTCTTGAGCAAGGCGGGGGTATACTCTCAACGGTTGAGTCAACACGAAATGCCACTGAAGATGAGCTGTTTGAAAAAGCAGAACATGATTTACTCACAATGATTCATCACGGTGTATTAGCCGTAGAGAGTAAAAGTGGCTATGGTTTAGATAAAGAAAATGAGCTTAAACAATTACGTGTGTCACGACGTTTGCAAGAAAAGTATAACTTAGAGATGCGTCATACTTTCCTTGGACCACACGCTGTACCAAAGGAAGCTGAATCTAATGAACAATTTTTACAAGATATGATTGACCTACTCCCAGAAGTTAAAACATTAGCTGATTTTGCGGATATATTCTGTGAAAAAGGTGTCTTTACAATAGAAGAGTCAAAACGATATATGCAAGCTGCTAAAGCAGAAGGATTCAAAGTCAAAATCCACGCAGACGAAATTGATCCTTTAGGTGGTTTGGGACTTGCAATTGATGAAGAGGCTATTTCAGCGGATCATTTAGTCGCATCAAGTGAAGAGGATAAAAAGAAACTTAAAGCATCTGATACCGTGGCAGTATTATTACCAGGTACAACATTCTACTTAGGTAAAGAATCTTATGCTGATGCTAGAGGAATGATTGATAATGGTGGTGCAATCGCTATTGCGACTGATTTCAATCCGGGAAGTTGTGTCACAAACAATTTGCAAATGGTTATGGCCATTGCTGCACTTAAGTTAAAATTATCACCAAATGAAATCTGGAATGCTGTGACGGTTAACGCAGCAAAAGCAATTGATGTAGATGCAGGAACGATAAATGCAGGAGATAAGGCGAATATTGTTATTTGGCATGCACCTAATCATGAATACATTCCATATCATTATGGCATTAACCATGTTGAAAAGGTCATTAAAGATGGTCAATTATATGTTAATCGAGATCTGTCAATTTTATCGTAA
- a CDS encoding amidohydrolase, translating into MTNLTDQLIEWRRIFHENPEVSLEEYETTKRIRKILEDYHIKIIDVPLETGLIAEIGQGDTLLAVRTDIDALPIKEQTELAFKSKNNGAMHACGHDIHMAAVLGTAVLLKKEEQQLNGRVRLIFQAAEEIGYGAAKVAESRVLDGAKAIIGFHNDPSLKVGEWRAKSGYMTSNVDRFEIEIEGVGAHAAMPQDGNDPNIVVAQVILSLQTIVSRNIAPYEEAVVSIGRIESGHTWNVIPQSARLEGTVRSLDANVRDTIEHRMYEICDGIAKQYGLEVKLNYQRITQSVYNDAHLQQIAYEIAQSVGYDVDVLPRALTIGEDFSGYQGVAPVHFAMIGSESGYALHHPQYNPNEAILDKVPDYFVSFVKRLLQDA; encoded by the coding sequence ATGACTAATTTAACGGATCAATTAATAGAATGGCGGAGAATATTCCACGAAAACCCAGAAGTATCGCTTGAAGAATATGAGACGACAAAACGTATTCGTAAAATTTTGGAAGATTATCATATCAAAATAATAGATGTGCCATTAGAGACAGGTTTAATTGCTGAAATTGGACAAGGCGATACATTGTTAGCTGTTAGAACGGATATTGATGCATTACCTATTAAAGAACAAACAGAACTTGCATTTAAATCGAAAAATAATGGAGCGATGCATGCATGTGGTCATGATATTCATATGGCTGCTGTATTAGGTACAGCAGTTTTACTCAAAAAAGAAGAACAACAGCTGAATGGCCGTGTACGTTTGATATTTCAAGCCGCTGAAGAAATCGGATATGGTGCAGCAAAGGTAGCTGAATCACGTGTGTTAGATGGTGCAAAAGCAATTATCGGTTTTCATAACGATCCATCACTCAAAGTAGGAGAATGGCGGGCAAAATCAGGGTATATGACGTCAAATGTTGATCGTTTTGAGATAGAAATTGAAGGGGTTGGTGCACATGCTGCGATGCCCCAAGACGGCAATGACCCGAATATTGTTGTTGCGCAAGTTATCTTAAGTTTGCAAACGATTGTAAGTCGGAATATAGCGCCATACGAAGAAGCGGTAGTATCAATTGGGCGTATCGAAAGTGGACATACATGGAATGTCATCCCTCAAAGTGCGAGACTTGAAGGTACTGTTCGCTCATTAGATGCCAATGTGAGGGATACAATTGAACACCGCATGTATGAAATTTGTGACGGTATTGCAAAACAATATGGCCTTGAAGTTAAATTAAATTATCAACGTATAACGCAATCCGTTTATAATGACGCACATTTACAGCAGATTGCATATGAGATTGCGCAATCGGTTGGATATGATGTTGATGTTTTGCCACGCGCCTTAACCATTGGAGAGGACTTTTCAGGGTATCAAGGTGTAGCACCTGTACATTTTGCAATGATTGGTTCAGAGAGTGGATATGCGTTACATCATCCTCAATATAATCCGAATGAGGCCATACTAGACAAGGTTCCAGATTATTTTGTGTCATTTGTAAAACGATTATTACAAGATGCATAA
- a CDS encoding Na+/H+ antiporter NhaC family protein, whose product MSIQKENEKGHSWGLIPLIVFIGIFLGSGIVTQDFTFMPLNVAAIIGVIVALMMKPKEKWTHKVEVFAQKAGHPNIVLMMLIFILAGAFSKTAEAMGGVSSIVNLGLSLIPQNFLIVGIFLICMFISISMGTSVGTVAAIAPVGFGISEATDIPAALAMATVVGGAMFGDNLSMISDTTIAAVRTQHTKMSDKFKVNFRIVLPGAIVTLVILWWLTYNSHIDQTHEYDFEFIKVIPYLFVLILAIIGVNVILVLLGGIALSGIIGMLYQDFKLAGFLKAASEGIVAMEDIAMIALLIGGMIGLVEYYGGITWLLNFVENRIRSRRGAEFGIAGLVSVADISTANNTISIIMTGPLAKDIAKEYDIDPRKSASILDIFGSAFQGFIPYSPQLIAAAGVAGISPVMLLPYSIYPVMLALCGVISIIFGWPKLKR is encoded by the coding sequence ATGTCAATTCAGAAAGAGAATGAAAAAGGACATTCATGGGGGCTAATCCCTTTAATTGTATTTATAGGCATCTTTTTAGGGTCAGGTATCGTGACACAAGATTTTACCTTTATGCCACTTAATGTTGCTGCCATCATAGGTGTCATTGTCGCTTTAATGATGAAGCCTAAAGAAAAATGGACACATAAGGTGGAAGTTTTTGCGCAAAAAGCAGGGCATCCCAATATTGTACTAATGATGTTGATATTTATTTTGGCCGGTGCTTTTTCTAAAACGGCTGAAGCAATGGGAGGCGTTTCATCTATCGTTAATTTAGGCCTGTCGCTTATTCCCCAAAACTTTTTGATTGTAGGTATCTTTTTAATCTGTATGTTTATATCTATTTCAATGGGAACGTCTGTCGGTACTGTCGCTGCAATTGCACCTGTCGGCTTTGGTATTAGTGAGGCGACTGACATACCTGCTGCGTTGGCAATGGCTACTGTCGTTGGTGGAGCGATGTTTGGGGACAATTTGTCGATGATTTCTGATACAACGATTGCTGCAGTTCGTACTCAGCACACCAAAATGAGTGATAAATTCAAAGTGAACTTCCGTATCGTACTGCCCGGGGCTATTGTGACATTAGTGATTTTGTGGTGGTTAACGTATAATAGTCATATTGATCAAACACATGAATATGACTTTGAATTTATCAAGGTCATTCCATATTTGTTCGTATTAATTCTAGCCATTATAGGGGTTAACGTCATTCTTGTATTACTTGGTGGTATAGCACTGTCAGGAATCATCGGTATGTTGTATCAAGATTTCAAATTAGCTGGCTTTCTAAAAGCAGCTTCAGAAGGAATCGTTGCAATGGAAGATATTGCAATGATTGCATTATTGATTGGAGGTATGATTGGTCTTGTTGAATATTATGGGGGTATAACATGGTTGCTCAATTTTGTGGAAAATCGGATTCGTTCTCGTCGTGGTGCGGAGTTTGGTATTGCTGGACTTGTCAGTGTTGCTGATATTTCGACGGCGAATAATACAATCTCAATCATTATGACAGGACCCCTCGCTAAAGATATTGCGAAAGAATATGATATCGATCCAAGAAAGTCTGCAAGTATTTTGGATATTTTTGGTAGTGCTTTTCAAGGTTTTATTCCATATAGTCCTCAATTGATAGCTGCAGCAGGTGTAGCAGGTATTTCTCCTGTGATGTTGCTACCTTATTCCATATATCCAGTCATGCTTGCATTATGTGGTGTTATCTCGATTATATTCGGCTGGCCAAAACTAAAGCGTTAA
- a CDS encoding SRPBCC family protein, translating to MKTMPSEVYEAWLDPEQLRLWFMTSQRTNQSVRTDRTEGGHYEVVDSRNGKVIRIIGTYETLIPDEQIIKTIQMPDFSEDVDQIEVYFEERSPGITEMTFKYRGIVRKERRLTHLEYKQKKKEYHDHTAHGFELMFDKLQTQLESEKHNSI from the coding sequence ATGAAAACAATGCCAAGCGAAGTTTATGAGGCATGGTTGGATCCTGAACAATTACGATTATGGTTTATGACCTCACAACGTACGAATCAATCAGTACGAACTGATCGAACTGAGGGCGGACATTATGAAGTTGTAGATAGTCGAAATGGTAAAGTCATTCGAATCATTGGGACTTACGAGACTTTAATACCTGATGAACAAATCATCAAAACGATTCAAATGCCTGATTTTAGTGAAGATGTTGATCAGATTGAAGTCTACTTTGAAGAACGTAGCCCAGGCATTACTGAAATGACATTTAAGTATCGAGGTATTGTACGTAAAGAACGAAGGTTAACCCATTTAGAATATAAGCAAAAGAAAAAAGAATATCATGATCATACAGCACACGGTTTCGAACTTATGTTTGACAAACTTCAAACCCAACTTGAATCAGAAAAACACAACTCAATATAA